The Streptomyces sp. NBC_01463 DNA window GAGGGGGGTCGAACAGCTCCTGGGGCGGGTCGAAGAGCTCTTGCACGGCCTCGGAGAGCGGGCCGCGACCTCCGCGCGGCGCGGGGCCCGGCCTGCGGAGGTGGAGGAACAGGACGCCCGCCGCGACGAGGGCCACGACCGGCACCACGGCTGCCGGATGCCTGCACGCCCCCTCCCACGCGGTGCGCACCGCCAGCCATCCACCGCAGATCAGCAGGGCTACGGCACCGAAGCCGAAAGCAGTCCTGCGCACGCTGAAGGCCTTCGTGTACCCCTCGGGGCACCGCTCTCGTATCGGTGCCGTCATGCACGCCGCCCCGCCCGTGCCGATATGAGTCTTCCAAGATCATTCATCTCTGCCGTCTGCCCAGACCCGCGTGATCCAACGGCCGTGAAATCGGTTGCCGGTGCCTCGGCTTGATGCTGTGGTGTGCGGATGAGCGAACGGACGACCCCACACCGCGAAAGCCTGCTGGCCGTCTTCGACCGGGAGATGCGCGAACACGCCCGGCCCGACGGCCCCGGTGTCCGCGTCGAGCGTGCCGGCGACGTCGTACGGCAGGTCGGGGCGCCCCACGACTGGAACGGCGTCGTCTGGTCGTCACCCGGCCTGGACGCCGCCCGGGCGGACGCGGCCATCGCCGCGCAGGTGGCCCACTGGACGGAGCTCGGGTACGACGAGTTCGAGTGGAAGCTGTACGCGCACGACCGGCCGGCCGATCTGGGGGCGCGGCTGCTGGCGGCCGGTTTCGAGCCGGAGGAGCCGGAGACCCTGCTCGTGGCGCCGGTCGCGGACCTGTCCACCGAGGTCCGGCTCCCGGACGGCGTCCGGCTGCGCACGGTGCGTGACGAGGCCGATGTGGAGCTGATGGCCCGGGCCCATGGGCAGGCGTTCGGTTCGGACTGGTCGCGGCTGCGGCACCAGGTGCTGGCCCGGCTGAAGGAGGATCCGGACCACTTCGTCGGGGTGCTGGCCCTGGCGGGCGACGAGCCGGTGAGTTCGGCCCGGATGGAGCTGTACCCCGGCACCGGCTTCGCCGGGCTGTGGGGCGGCGGCACGGTCGAGGCGTGGCGCGGGCGGGGCGTCTACCGGGCCCTGATCGCCTTCCGGGCGGGGATCGCGGCCGAGCGCGGCTACCGGTACCTCCAGGTCGACGCCACCGAGGACAGCCGCCCGATCCTCCAGCGCCTCGGGTTCACGGCCCTGAGCACGACGACGCCGTACGTCTACCGCCCCGTCTCCTGACCCGGCCGGCAGCCCTGCCAACCACCTATCACGGGGCACATGGCGGCAAAACGCCCCTCGTGTTGCTCATGCGTGGCACCCGGATGACAATTGAGGGAAATTGCTGGCACCCAGTGCCTTGCCAGCTGTCACGGAGTGCCATACGTTGAAGTCGTCCGGGCGGCCGGCGTGCTGAGAGACCTTTCGTACGCCGGCTGTCCCCGCAAGCCACGTGCCTGCGCGCCCGGACGCCTGCGTCACAGGCAAACCCTTCTGCTCCACAGAGCAAGCAGCCGAAGCACCGCCCGCCGAACCGACGGCACACCTCCACACCCGTCACCCCTGTTCTCAGGGACCCCTGAAGCGTTCCCTCAACGCCGCACCGCCGGAGGCACACCGTGAAGGAAATCCTGGACGCGATCCAGTCGCAGGACAGCACCGCCGCAGACTTCGCGGCACTGTCCATCCCCGAGTCGTACCGCGCGGTGACCGTGCACAAGGACGAGGCCGAGATGTTCTCCGGCGTCGCCAGCCGCGACAAGGACCCCCGCAAGTCCCTCCACATCGAGGACGTGCCGGTGCCCGAGCTCGGCCCGGGCGAGGCGCTGGTGGCGGTCATGGCCAGCTCGGTCAACTACAACTCCGTGTGGACGTCGATCTTCGAGCCCGTCTCGACCTTCGGCTTCCTGGAGCGGTACGGAAAGCTCAGCGACCTCAGCAAGCGCCACGACCTGCCGTACCACGTCATCGGCTCCGACCTGGCGGGCGTCGTCCTGCGCACCGGCCCGGGCGTCAACGCCTGGAAGCCCGGTGACGAGGTCGTCGCGCACTGCCTCTCGGTCGAGCTGGAGTCCTCGGACGGCCACAACGACACGATGCTCGACCCCGAGCAGCGCATCTGGGGCTTCGAGACCAACTTCGGCGGGCTGGCGGAGATCGCCCTCGTCAAGTCCAACCAGCTGATGCCGAAGCCGGACCACCTCAGCTGGGAGGAGGCGGCCGCGCCCGGACTGGTCAACTCCACCGCGTACCGCCAGCTCGTCTCCCGCAACGGCGCCGGCATGAAGCAGGGCGACAACGTCCTGATCTGGGGCGCGAGCGGCGGACTCGGCTCCTACGCCACGCAGTTCGCGCTGGCCGGCGGTGCCAACCCGATCTGTGTCGTCTCCAGCGACCAGAAGGCGGAGATCTGCCGGAAGATGGGCGCCGAGGCGATCATCGACCGCAACGCCGAGGGCTACAAGTTCTGGCAGGACGAGCACAACCAGGACCCGCGCGAGTGGAAGCGCTTCGGCAAGCGCATCCGCGAACTGACCGGCGGCGAGGACGTGGACATCGTCTTCGAGCACCCGGGCCGCGAGACCTTCGGCGCCAGTGTCTACGTGACCCGCAAGGGCGGCACGATCGTCACCTGCGCCTCGACCTCGGGCTACACCCACGAGTACGACAACCGCTACCTGTGGATGTCGCTCAAGCGCATCATCGGCTCGCACTTCGCCAACTACCGCGAGGCGTGGGAGGCCAACCGCCTGGTCGCCAAGGGGAAGATCCACCCGACGCTGTCGAAGGTCTACTCCCTGGAGGACACCGGCCAGGCCGCGTACGACGTGCACCGCAACCGCCACCAGGGCAAGGTCGGCGTCCTGGCGCTGGCGCCCGCCGAGGGCCTGGGCGTGCGCGACGCGGAGCTGCGCGAGCAGCACATCGACGCCATCAACCGCTTCCGGGACATCTGACATGACCGGCCGTCAGAAGGACCGCCCCTGGCTCATGCGGACGTACGCCGGTCACTCGACCGCCGAGGCGTCCAACGAGCTCTACCGGCGCAACCTCGCCAAGGGCCAGACCGGTCTCTCGGTCGCCTTCGACCTTCCGACCCAGACCGGTTACGACCCCGACCACATCCTCGCCCGCGGCGAGGTCGGCCGGGTCGGCGTGCCCGTCTCGCACCTCGGCGACATGCGCCGGCTGTTCCAGGACATCCCCCTGGAGCAGATGAACACCTCGATGACGATCAACGCCACCGCGATGTGGCTGCTGGCGCTGTACCAGGTGGTCGCGGAGGAGCAGGGCGCCGACGCGGACAAGCTGCAGGGCACCACGCAGAACGACATCGTCAAGGAGTACCTCTCGCGCGGGACGCACGTCTTCCCGCCGGGGCCCTCGCTGCGGCTGACCACCGACATGATCACGTACACGGTCAACCGCATCCCGAAGTGGAACCCGATCAACATCTGCAGCTATCACCTGCAGGAGGCCGGGGCCACTCCGGTCCAGGAGATCGCGTACGCCATGTCGACGGCCATCGCCGTGCTCGACGCGGTCCGCGACTCCGGACAGGTGCCCGAGGAGAAGTTCGGCGACGTGGTCGCACGGATCTCCTTCTTCGTGAACGCGGGTGTCCGCTTCATCGAGGAGATGTGCAAGATGCGCGCCTTCGGCCGCATCTGGGACCGCGTCACCCGCGAGCGCTACGGCATCACGAACGCCAAGCAGCGGCGCTTCCGCTACGGCGTGCAGGTCAACTCGCTCGGGCTGACCGAGGCGCAGCCGGAGAACAACGTCCAGCGCATCGTGCTGGAGATGCTGGCCGTCACCCTCTCCAAGGACGCCCGCGCCCGCGCCGTGCAGCTGCCCGCCTGGAACGAGGCGCTGGGGCTCCCCCGGCCCTGGGACCAGCAGTGGTCGCTGCGCATCCAGCAGGTCCTCGCCCACGAGAGCGACCTGCTGGAGTACGAGGACATCTTCGCCGGGTCCCACGTCATCGAGGCCAAGGTCGACGAGCTGATCACCGACTCGCTCGCCGAGATGGACCGGATCGAGCAGATGGGCGGCGCGATGGCGGCCGTCGAGTCCGGCTACCTGAAGTCCGAGCTGGTCTCCTCGCACGCCGCCCGGCGCGCCCGGATCGAGGGCGGCGAGGAGAAGATCGTCGGCGTCAACATCTACGGGACGACCGAGCCCAACCCGCTCACGGCCGACCTCGACGGCGCGATCATGACGGTCGACCCGGCGAACGAGGCCAAGGTCGTCGCCGCGCTCCACGAGTGGCGCGACAACCGCGACGAGCCCCGCGCCACCGAGGCTCTGGCCGCGCTGAAGAAGGCCGCCGCGGGCACCGAGAACATGATGGAGGCCACCGTCGAGTGCGCCCGCGCGGGTGTCACCACCGGCGAGTGGTCCTGGGCGCTGCGCGACGTCTTCGGCGAGTTCCGGGCACCGACCGGGGTCTCATCGGCCCCGGTCGCGGTGACGGCCGAGGCGGGCACCCCGCTGGCGCTCGTCCGCGAGAAGGTCGCCAGGACCGCCGAGGACCTGGGCGCGGGCCGGCTGCGGCTGCTGGTCGGCAAGCCCGGCCTGGACGGGCACTCCAACGGCGCCGAGCAGATCGCCGTGCGCGCGCGCGACGCCGGCTTCGAGGTCGTCTACCAGGGCATCCGCCTGACGCCCGAGCAGATCGTCTCGGCCGCCGTCGCCGAGGACGTGCACTGCGTCGGCCTGTCGATCCTGTCCGGTTCGCACGCCGAGCTGGTCCCGGACGTACTGACCCGCCTGCGCCGCACCGGCGCCGGCGACATCCCGGTGATCGCGGGCGGGATCATTCCGCCCGCCGACGCCGAGGCCCTGATC harbors:
- a CDS encoding GNAT family N-acetyltransferase — encoded protein: MSERTTPHRESLLAVFDREMREHARPDGPGVRVERAGDVVRQVGAPHDWNGVVWSSPGLDAARADAAIAAQVAHWTELGYDEFEWKLYAHDRPADLGARLLAAGFEPEEPETLLVAPVADLSTEVRLPDGVRLRTVRDEADVELMARAHGQAFGSDWSRLRHQVLARLKEDPDHFVGVLALAGDEPVSSARMELYPGTGFAGLWGGGTVEAWRGRGVYRALIAFRAGIAAERGYRYLQVDATEDSRPILQRLGFTALSTTTPYVYRPVS
- the ccrA gene encoding crotonyl-CoA carboxylase/reductase, which gives rise to MKEILDAIQSQDSTAADFAALSIPESYRAVTVHKDEAEMFSGVASRDKDPRKSLHIEDVPVPELGPGEALVAVMASSVNYNSVWTSIFEPVSTFGFLERYGKLSDLSKRHDLPYHVIGSDLAGVVLRTGPGVNAWKPGDEVVAHCLSVELESSDGHNDTMLDPEQRIWGFETNFGGLAEIALVKSNQLMPKPDHLSWEEAAAPGLVNSTAYRQLVSRNGAGMKQGDNVLIWGASGGLGSYATQFALAGGANPICVVSSDQKAEICRKMGAEAIIDRNAEGYKFWQDEHNQDPREWKRFGKRIRELTGGEDVDIVFEHPGRETFGASVYVTRKGGTIVTCASTSGYTHEYDNRYLWMSLKRIIGSHFANYREAWEANRLVAKGKIHPTLSKVYSLEDTGQAAYDVHRNRHQGKVGVLALAPAEGLGVRDAELREQHIDAINRFRDI
- a CDS encoding protein meaA; amino-acid sequence: MTGRQKDRPWLMRTYAGHSTAEASNELYRRNLAKGQTGLSVAFDLPTQTGYDPDHILARGEVGRVGVPVSHLGDMRRLFQDIPLEQMNTSMTINATAMWLLALYQVVAEEQGADADKLQGTTQNDIVKEYLSRGTHVFPPGPSLRLTTDMITYTVNRIPKWNPINICSYHLQEAGATPVQEIAYAMSTAIAVLDAVRDSGQVPEEKFGDVVARISFFVNAGVRFIEEMCKMRAFGRIWDRVTRERYGITNAKQRRFRYGVQVNSLGLTEAQPENNVQRIVLEMLAVTLSKDARARAVQLPAWNEALGLPRPWDQQWSLRIQQVLAHESDLLEYEDIFAGSHVIEAKVDELITDSLAEMDRIEQMGGAMAAVESGYLKSELVSSHAARRARIEGGEEKIVGVNIYGTTEPNPLTADLDGAIMTVDPANEAKVVAALHEWRDNRDEPRATEALAALKKAAAGTENMMEATVECARAGVTTGEWSWALRDVFGEFRAPTGVSSAPVAVTAEAGTPLALVREKVARTAEDLGAGRLRLLVGKPGLDGHSNGAEQIAVRARDAGFEVVYQGIRLTPEQIVSAAVAEDVHCVGLSILSGSHAELVPDVLTRLRRTGAGDIPVIAGGIIPPADAEALIKAGVAAVFTPKDFGITEIIGRIVDEIRKANKLDPLEVPA